The genome window AGCATCAGTCACggtcattatattttctgttAACGTACCTGTTTTATCTGAACAGATTGCTGTTGCGGAACCCATAGTTTCACAAGATTTCAGTACTCTAACCAGGTTACCTTCTTGTGTCATTCTTGTGGTAGCGAATGCTAATGCCAACGTGACAGCTAGCGGCAGACCTTCAGGAACAGCCACGACGATGATTGTGATTGCTgtgataaatatatttaagaaCTTATTACCCTTGGCAGTGGGAGGAAGATCACGGAAAAAACCATTCTTCGAGAATATTCCGTAcaagaatttgaagaatagtactaaaaacaataacatTGCCACAATACAACCATATACAGAGATACGATCTGTCAACTTGCTTAAACGTTCCTGTAGAGGTGTTGTTTGctcttcatcttcttcaaaacCGTTTTCATTATCCTCTATCGAGTTAGTTCTGCTTGTTAAGGTTACCATTGTCCTACCGTAAACTGAGTTAACACCCACGGCTGTGACTAGTGCAGTACCTAGACCTGctataatttttgaacCTGATATTAGAATTGGATCAGGAAAATGCTTATCATCTACAACATTCGTTGACTTGCTCTTTGCAGTAGTAAAAAAATACGACAATGCCTGTTCTAATGggaattttttaatagtATCACTCTCACCTGTTAAAGCACTTTCATCGACATCACACTCACCTGTGATCAAGATACAATCTGCGGGTAGAACATCCCCTGTTGCCAATTCAACGATGTCACCCACCACAAGGTCGTGATTTGGCAGCATCATTGCCGAACCATTGTTTCTAACTATCTTAATCCTCTTCCCGTTTTCCTTTTTCTGGTTCAATTTCATGAATTGTAATTCTTTCTGATAATCGTTAATCGCCGAGACAAAGACAACCACGACAACTGCCATCATGATAGCTACACCTTCAATCCAGTCGACTTTTGGAATCTTGTTTCCTTCAGGATCGTACTGAGGAGGTTGAAAGAAGTACTGGTAGAGCCCTAACAAAAAAGACACGACGGCTGCTGCACTCAGCAGCAACATAGTCTTATCGTTGAAAGCATCGTACACCAGTTGCCAAAAAGTCTTAGGAACATGTTCCGGGAGAGCGTTTCTTCCAtacttttcaattcttgAACTAACGGAATCTGAGTCGATACCAGAAGTCTTATGCGTCGACAAACGCTCACATATTTCGCTTAAGCCATCCTTATTCTCGATCCCAAAAGATTCCACTAGCAGCTTGACTGACTTGGGACTGTAAAAACTCGAAAGTTGCTCAACACTTGGAGACTGATCCATCCTGtagtaatatatattggaAAACCCAAAgcaatttttctttggtCGAAAATAAACCCCAGAATTTTTACCAATAGAGTAGACCGTTGTGCGACTAAGTTAACCGATCCTCTCTTAAGCAACACTCGTCGACCTTCTCAACCCAACTACGAGACCAACAACCAAAAAACCTATCGATCGAAATAAGCTGATTGTTACTTTTAAATACTTTTGAGCTTGTCTTAACTTTAGGACCTTTGAACCTTTCGGTTTCCTGAATGTGGCTTAGAAGGTTGGCAGGCCTGTTAGGGAAAAGGCTGTACTCCTGTTATTTCATTCCTAAGGGTCACGTGCCACAGGCGTCTCTCGATGAGCAGAAGACAGGAAGTTCGACCAACTTTGCAGAGTTGTTCTTATATAAAGAGACGGGGGGTTCAGTGAAGTGGGGTTCTTCTACTTTCGCGGTTGGTTGCATGGCAGACTGTATGCTGGAGACCAACGTTTGCCATGCCCACGCTACAGGTGATCCATTACTTGCATGGTGGCTACAGTCTGCCACAGGTGTTCAGTGTCGAAGATGCAGCAGAGCTGCGAGAGAAACATGGGATCTACGGTATTCTATCGGGGACACTGCCGCTTAACGCCCAGCAGAACAGTTTCTTGTACTTGCCGTTGACATTGTCGCTTGAAGAGGCTTTTTTCCTCGTGAAGAACGGACATGCGAACCTCAGCGTCGTCGAATCTGCAACGAATGCTGCTGTCATTGCCCTCAAGAACCAGGACCTACAATCGCCGGTCGAAGGTAATTACGTGCTGACGCCAGATCAGTTTGGAGTGCGTCCTGAGACCCCCAAGGATACTGCTCTGCGATGGCTCTTGCACAATGCCGGCCAGGTTCAATTGTCGTACCCTCTGTATGAGAAACTGCGGAGTGTTGGGATCACTGTGCTTCCAGGAGCACGGTTCGGTTGCAAATATGTCGGCTACCCCGGCGACCCGCTTAGATACCATTCGCAGCACCTTGTGACAGAACCCCTACGCTACACTGACGACACAGTCAATCTGTTGCAGCTTGTGAACTTAACCAGACTCGGCACCATCGTCAAGAAGTCGGTCATAGTGTCCGGCGTCTTGGAGGCCCCAACGAAGCTCGAGCAGCCCCACAagcaaaaacaaaaacagaAATTCGACACAGTGAAGGTATTCACCATCGAATGGTGTGGTTTTGGCTGAACTATACAACTCAAGCCATCTTCCGATACACTCACACACATATACATTAGCACCTGCTCATCGTAGAAACGACGTCCTGGGTAACGCGATGAGCTGTCTCGCccataaaatttttttaaacttttcaaaaacaGACACCTTTCACcataataaataacaaatatacaagatataattataaatgtagttataattataatgtCAGTTAGGTTCGAGGTTCGAATTGAATTGTGTTGTGGTTATCGATAGATCTCTATCGAACGAACGAACGAATACTGTGTTTTTCCCCGGTTCCCTCACCCAAATTACGTTAGATGAATTAGACATCATACATActtcaatattttccaaaCTGTACactatttttgtttttttctattGTATATTAAAGTAATACTAATTGTAccatattttattatcactgtatattaattcattttacTCCCCCCCCCCCCTTCCCTTTcccatttttttcaaagaaCACTTATCCAGATCTTCGCACATATAATATACTACTAAACTAGCTATGTCTTTAGAAACTGTTGAAAAAGCTTCGACTCTACCTCCTGTAGACCCTGAAGTGATCAATTCTGCTTTGAATGAGTTACATTTAGATGGCGTAGATGTCGAATTACCTGCAGGGTTACCTTCAGGAAAACATGACATTAGCTTGAAAGATGACAAGATTAATAAAGTCTCAATGAAACAAAATGGTGGCGCTTCAAACAAGAGcaacaatatcaaaaataaatataaaaataaattcaagtCGAAGAACTACAAGGAAGTTGACTATTCAATGAGCAACTTCATTCCCAATGCCGATGCAATAGACACGGCCAACCATGGATCTTTCCAGTTACAATCTGATTCAGGAATAAACGCAATGTTACAAAACAATGGTGCTAATAATTTCCCACCTTTATTCAGTCCACATCAGCACTCACAGATGATGAACATGAACATGAATATGAACATGAACATGAACATGAACATGAATATGAACGTCGGAATGAACATGAACTTTGTTCCATACAATCAAATGATGCCTCTACCACCGCACAATATGATGCCACAGAATGATAGTCATTTGACATTATTAGAAACTGAAACAGAAATAACTACTGCGTCTGGTGACGATATCGATATTCAAGTTAAAACGGATGTATCCAAAACTGTTAAAAGTAAAGGAAAATCAGAGattgaagataataatgctgagaataatgaaaataacgatgctgaagaaaataataaagagaaTAATGATCATTCACTAAACGTTATTAATCAATCATCCTCTTTCCCTGCTTCTGCTTACCCTTATGGCGGCCCTCTATTGCAACCAAACCAAATGAATATGTCATTATCTGGAAATAGCTCAGCAGCAAACATCAATCATCCACCACATTTCAACTCATCATTCCCAGGTGGATATGGCTTTAATTCACCTTTCCAATCCTTTTCCCCGATTTTACACCATCCACATTCACCAGTTCCACCAAATTTGGCAATGAACccttcattatcattaaacCCAGATATTTCACCAGAACCATTACCTCTTGGTACTCACGATGGTACTGCAATAACTAGTGGCAGTATGGTTAATGAACCATCCGGAAATGAAGCTAATACTTCAAGTCCGTCTGAATTTTCCCAATTTCATAATGGTACTCCTGTTCCATGGATGTATGGTGCTCATCCATTTGGGCCAATGGTTCCTCATCCACATTCTATGCCTCATCATCCtcatataatgaataatcGTAACAACGGTAATTATAGCAATAACACCAATGGATACAATAAAGATGATAACAAAGTGAATTATGTTAGAAACAGAAATGGTaatcaaatgaaaaacCAATATGGCGGATATGTACAACGCAAATATGACGATTCACTCATTTACAATGATGCAACCTTGGATCAATTCATCGGATCTATCTATTCTTTATGTAAAGATCAGCATGGATGTCGTTTCTTACAAAAACAATTAGATTTAGTCGGCGAACAGGCTGCTAACACgatttttgaagaaataaaaaaccATTGTATAGAGTTAATGACCGATTCTTTTGGCAActatttaattcaaaagtTATTAGAGAGAATTACTTTGGAACAGagattaataattattaacatttCTGCTCCATACTTCATCGATATCGCTCTCAACCCTCATGGAACAAGAGCTTTACAAAAGTTAGTAGAATGCATCAAAACAGATGAAGAAGCTAAAATCATTGTAGATTCATTAAAGCCATCAATTGTTGAGTTAAGTAAAGATTTAAATGGTAACCATGTGGTTCAGAAAATTTTACAACAATTCAAGCCTGAATTCATCCAATTCATATTTGAAGCAGCTTGCCAAAATTGTATCGAAATTGCTACTCATAGACATGGTTGTTGTGTTTTGCAACGTTGTTTAGATAGCGGCACTACTACCCAATGCGAATCTTTATGCGAACAGTTATTAATCAACATTGATCGTCTATCTTTCAACCCTTTTGGTAATTATGTTATCCAATACGTTATCACTAAAGAAGTTGAGACAGGGAACTATAACTAttcttataaatatatcaatattttgaaacacAAAATCAAGGATCTCTCATTGCATAAATTTGGATCAAACGTTGTCGAAAAGTTATTACGTACTCCTGTATTATCTGAAACTATTATAttagaattattgaaaaaaggtggtaaaaatgaaattgaaattttattaaacgATAGCTATGGTAACTATGTTTTACAAACAGCTCTAGATGTTACTCATGAAAGTAACGAGgcattatataaaaaattatatgataTCGTAACACCATTATTAGTGGGACCTATTAGAAATACACCACATGGTAGAAGAATTATGAATAAGCTAAATTTAGAATAGATAAAAACATAATATTAAGAGACGAAATCTCCTTTTTTGAAAACTAGTTCcttcaaattataattgaTTTGATATCCttttacatttatataatatataataactttttaataaatcaacatGCAgcatttataataaaaaaacattattattgaatagtAATTATCTAATTGATTTAGAATTGATATGCTTTATTGGATTGGATACAAATCTTTCCAAAATGTATTGTATAAGTCATTCAGATCACCATCATTTATAAACTCATCCAACGTACCTAAATTATAACCGTCTATCAtgttattttcttttgttggCGTTAGTTCGTTAAGTAAATTTGCTTGTGCAAAAGAAGATAAGGATGTATGACTACTGCCTGGATCAATTTTaggattattattattattgttgataCTATTATTgctattattgttattgatattattattattatcaatcaGCGTTTCGATAGAGTAGTTATTCTGTTCATGTGCCTGTGGCAATCCCCCTGcagaaattttattattttcaataaaaccTGCATTATACTGATAAGATGAATTCCCTTCAGAACtgaattttgatattgttttagaattattattaaaagttgAAAACAATTCCCCACTGTTGTTATCAGGAAACGTAGGAAATCTATCTTCTggttttgaatttaatatgtCGTTGATAAGCAGGTCCAGTTTCCTTAGTTCATTTGTTTTGATCTTTCTAGATTTACCAGTAGATTTAGATAGTTTACTTTCTGGGTTTCCATTCTTTCTTTCATTTTCCGTGCAATGTGctgtttttaaattatctgaCCTTGGATTCGTACTTTTAGAGGCATATCTTTTGTCGTTAGTActattattcaatattgCATTCTTTGTATCtcttaaaatatcttttacTCTTAAATGGAACCCTGACTCTTTACCGAACGACATTATGTTTTCGtatatcaatgaattaGGATCCATGACAGCATGCAACGAAAAATGCAATTCCTTCTTAGAAACTTTCACAACTTCATCTATGAATTCTGATTCCGATAAATCATTAAAGTCAATGTAAATTGTTATAATAATGTTGGTAAGAACAGCAAGGAAACCTGTAATTCTATTAAAATCCTTAACAGGTTTTGTATTATTCACAGATTTAACTTTCAGAACCTTCCTAAATAATATAGCAACGAATGACCTAGAAATTAATTCTAGCATATCAAGTATAGTATCCATTGTTATGAAACTGAAGACCTTATTGGAGATAAGAACTAAATATGAGATTAGGTAAGTCTTTGAGCATATTTTGCTCTTAAATAGCCTTCTGTCTTTCTGAATTAATTtgttcatcttcatcaaaaGGTTTACACCCAATTCAGAATATGTTTCATCCTGTTTCTTTAATTCTAGTCCTATATTTTGTGTTGAAAATCTTGACAAAAGATTTTTTGTAgcatttataatattaatatacaTAAAATAGTATCTGAAAACAAATTCAGAAAGGTCGCGAAATTCTTTAACAGTCAACTTTTTATTACAACGATCTTCTTCATCGGATGACAGAGTATCAAACAGATATTTCAACTGTTCTTTAACAATCTCAAGTTTGGAAACAGCATgattcaattcattataGATTTCACCtatcaaattaattttcaaatatggAGGTAATGAATAATTTCTAATCGAAGTATATCTTTCTCCATATAATACCCTGGAAGAGTAATCTGACATAATGAacattaaagaaaaattaccGTAGTCAACCAAGTATTCTATTGACTTATCACTAAAGTTATCATTCAATGTATCAATGTTTTCTATATTAGCTAGAAAATCAGTGATGTTCAGAAGGCCAATATCAGTAAAAGGTTTAGGAAGAACACAGTTTACTTTAGAATCATCGATTGAAGAAAGATGATTATGTTCTACTACGACAAACTTTTCGATAAGATACAGTTTCCACCAAACATTTCTACGTCTCTCAGCTGCTTCCTCTGACATACCTGTATAATATTCCCA of Tetrapisispora phaffii CBS 4417 chromosome 6, complete genome contains these proteins:
- the SEN34 gene encoding tRNA splicing endonuclease subunit SEN34 (similar to Saccharomyces cerevisiae SEN34 (YAR008W); ancestral locus Anc_4.116), with translation MPTLQVIHYLHGGYSLPQVFSVEDAAELREKHGIYGILSGTLPLNAQQNSFLYLPLTLSLEEAFFLVKNGHANLSVVESATNAAVIALKNQDLQSPVEGNYVLTPDQFGVRPETPKDTALRWLLHNAGQVQLSYPLYEKLRSVGITVLPGARFGCKYVGYPGDPLRYHSQHLVTEPLRYTDDTVNLLQLVNLTRLGTIVKKSVIVSGVLEAPTKLEQPHKQKQKQKFDTVKVFTIEWCGFG
- the PUF4 gene encoding Puf4p (similar to Saccharomyces cerevisiae PUF4 (YGL014W); ancestral locus Anc_4.114); the protein is MSLETVEKASTLPPVDPEVINSALNELHLDGVDVELPAGLPSGKHDISLKDDKINKVSMKQNGGASNKSNNIKNKYKNKFKSKNYKEVDYSMSNFIPNADAIDTANHGSFQLQSDSGINAMLQNNGANNFPPLFSPHQHSQMMNMNMNMNMNMNMNMNMNVGMNMNFVPYNQMMPLPPHNMMPQNDSHLTLLETETEITTASGDDIDIQVKTDVSKTVKSKGKSEIEDNNAENNENNDAEENNKENNDHSLNVINQSSSFPASAYPYGGPLLQPNQMNMSLSGNSSAANINHPPHFNSSFPGGYGFNSPFQSFSPILHHPHSPVPPNLAMNPSLSLNPDISPEPLPLGTHDGTAITSGSMVNEPSGNEANTSSPSEFSQFHNGTPVPWMYGAHPFGPMVPHPHSMPHHPHIMNNRNNGNYSNNTNGYNKDDNKVNYVRNRNGNQMKNQYGGYVQRKYDDSLIYNDATLDQFIGSIYSLCKDQHGCRFLQKQLDLVGEQAANTIFEEIKNHCIELMTDSFGNYLIQKLLERITLEQRLIIINISAPYFIDIALNPHGTRALQKLVECIKTDEEAKIIVDSLKPSIVELSKDLNGNHVVQKILQQFKPEFIQFIFEAACQNCIEIATHRHGCCVLQRCLDSGTTTQCESLCEQLLINIDRLSFNPFGNYVIQYVITKEVETGNYNYSYKYINILKHKIKDLSLHKFGSNVVEKLLRTPVLSETIILELLKKGGKNEIEILLNDSYGNYVLQTALDVTHESNEALYKKLYDIVTPLLVGPIRNTPHGRRIMNKLNLE
- the PDR1 gene encoding drug-responsive transcription factor PDR1 (similar to Saccharomyces cerevisiae PDR3 (YBL005W) and PDR1 (YGL013C); ancestral locus Anc_4.113), coding for MDSSSHTSSSSQLSNTAKKQRNKVSKACQSCRRRKIKCNGINPCSNCTTYECECIYSIPDSNSQTDKLGRANTIKKNKVKKPQNTTSPNDGIQKKTIKSLRKDAFNKELNSDNIIAEVNESELIYRQDIDEVVLPVPLQTLENINVNEEDYGYFHDDTDIQRKLLELQVTLKTLVSLNNRATDMETKKNMTNAIDNINIELKNISKNYIPKLDIVKFKSFKNEKGGESLETIMLKNKYSAFSYLTSIVACYNSDRISKDGFESMGCMNSVLKYKLHLTNEEEKNINQEHLQMLANRQVFSLNNYPLVDEIFGLYSMFSFFSFRGIGSFFQYKMLTNKYRKTEKSSQIQLKKTIYLFLRFFDTCVDHVVQSCVSISNPLEYYIENKARKDSSSEVNTSPSLPYNSTPYSNNSKEMLLSLIKELPQPLLHNITNGITTEQLLVNADKPFHMFSLISKIFDIHILSFQDFISNNSNPKKWIWLEGVMRENYQDQTNIFDNINDLFSEATLDTYTRFCRQEELLLALIYYYYNATLYHFDDYKSLDYLEALISLLDKQLYLEEFYGCEKVLEVAIGYASKMGLSRWEYYTGMSEEAAERRRNVWWKLYLIEKFVVVEHNHLSSIDDSKVNCVLPKPFTDIGLLNITDFLANIENIDTLNDNFSDKSIEYLVDYGNFSLMFIMSDYSSRVLYGERYTSIRNYSLPPYLKINLIGEIYNELNHAVSKLEIVKEQLKYLFDTLSSDEEDRCNKKLTVKEFRDLSEFVFRYYFMYINIINATKNLLSRFSTQNIGLELKKQDETYSELGVNLLMKMNKLIQKDRRLFKSKICSKTYLISYLVLISNKVFSFITMDTILDMLELISRSFVAILFRKVLKVKSVNNTKPVKDFNRITGFLAVLTNIIITIYIDFNDLSESEFIDEVVKVSKKELHFSLHAVMDPNSLIYENIMSFGKESGFHLRVKDILRDTKNAILNNSTNDKRYASKSTNPRSDNLKTAHCTENERKNGNPESKLSKSTGKSRKIKTNELRKLDLLINDILNSKPEDRFPTFPDNNSGELFSTFNNNSKTISKFSSEGNSSYQYNAGFIENNKISAGGLPQAHEQNNYSIETLIDNNNNINNNNSNNSINNNNNNPKIDPGSSHTSLSSFAQANLLNELTPTKENNMIDGYNLGTLDEFINDGDLNDLYNTFWKDLYPIQ